DNA sequence from the Sinorhizobium sp. RAC02 genome:
TTCTCGCAGGCCCGTACGGTCATGCCGATCGTGACGTTGTCGACCGCAGGTTCAACGAGGCGAATGCGATCGCCGCCAAGATCGCGCGGAGCGGGTCCACCGTCTTCAGTCAGATTTCCATGTCCCACCCGATCAACGGCCACCTGTCTGATTTCGACAAGGCAGGTATCGGCAAGCTGTGGGCGCCGATCGACCAGGTCTTCATGGAAGCCATGGACGAGATCTTCGTGATTGACGGCCCCGGCTGGCAGGAAAGTGCCGGCGTCAAGCGGGAGATGGAGTTTTTTGAATCCAAGGGGCGTCGCGTCAGCCTCTGGAGCGATGTCGAACACGAGTTCGCTTAACCGACGTAACTGGGCAAGAAACAGGGGAATCCAATGACTACATTGTCCACTTCCGGCTCCGCGCCGGGGCAAACCGATCACGACCATCTCAAGCGGGACGTCACGCCGTTCCAGTCTTTTGCGGTTGCGTTCGGCTTCGTCTCGATTGCCACGGGGATCTTCACCGCCTATGGCGCGATGCTCTCGAGTTCTGGCCCGATGGGCATCTGGACTTGGCCCGTCGTTGTCATCGGCCAGCTCATGGTCGCACTGATCATCGGTTCGCTTGCCGCCCGTATTCCGGTAACAGGCTATATCTACCAATGGGCATCGCGTCTCACCAACCCGGTCTTCGGCTGGATCATGGGCTGGATCGGGTTTACCTTCCTCGCCGTGGTGCTTGTTGCGGTCGACTATACGATCGCCTCGACCGTCCTTCCGGTCCTACTCAGCTATGAGGGAACTGCCGAGAACGCCTGGTGGATCACCAGCATCGTGATCATCGCGCAGGCTGTCATGATCGCCTTCTCGACAAAATTCACCCAAAAATTCAACTCCGTCGCCGTGACCATCCAGCTCGTCGGCATGATCGGTCTCGTCGTGCTGCTGTTTGCTGTCGGCGCGTACAATAACGAGCTCAATTTCTCGAACCTTTTCAGCACCGCAGGCGTCGCGCAGGAAGGCTACTATTCCTTCGGTACGTTGACGAGCGCCGGTCCCTGGATCATGGGTACGCTGCTTGGTGCATTCACCATCGTCGGTTTCGAATCCGCTGCGAACCTCGCCGAGGAAACCCGCGATCCAGCTCGCGTCGTTCCAAAGGCCATGTGGCAGGCCGTCCTCAGCCTCGGCATCATCGGCATGCTGTTCCTCATCGCCATTACGGCCCTGCTCGGCGACCCAACCGCGCTCAGCGGTTCTGCGACACCGATCGCCGACGTTATCAACCGCGTTCTCGGTCCTGTTCTCGGCAACCTGCTGCTCGTGCTGGTCGTCATCTCGATCTTCTCCTGCGGCCTCGTGATTCTGCTGAGCGGCACGCGCCTCGTCTGGGCAATGTCCCGCGACGAGCGCTTCCCCGGCTGGCAGCTGTGGCATCGGATCAGCCCCTCGCTGAAGACGCCCGTAAACGCGACCGTGTTCATGGCGGTCGTTGGCCAGGTCATCCTGGCATTGTTCGCCAAGCAGACCGACGCGCTGTTTGCGTTGTTCTCGGCGGCGACGCTGCTCCCGGCGATCATCTACGCGGTGACGGTGCTGATCTACGCGTTCCAGCGGAACAACCTGCCGCCGAGCCAGGGCTTCCGTCTCGGCGCATGGGAAACCCCGGTTCTCATTGTGGCGATTCTCTGGCTCGTGTTCGAGCTGGCGATCTTCCGTGATGCGTCGTTTGCTAAGCCATGGTCCTATGTTGCGATCATGTTCGCGATTTGTGTGGTTTACTTGGTGTTTTTGCTTGCGACACGCGGTGGAGCGAAAGGCCTCAAAATGCCTGACATGATCTCGGTTGATGCTATCCTCGATGCGGATAAGGGGCAGGAAACGCTGCGATAACTGGCAGATCGTGATAGCCGGCGCCAACGTTAGAGTGCCGGCTATCCTACGTGGCATACAAAAATGAGTCATGCGTATTGAACACCTTTTGGGAAGCGGGCGTAGGGCAATCAAGTTCACATTCCATCAAGAGCTTTCTCCGTCTCCCTATCTGTAATCCGGCACACGGTAATCACCGCTTGCCGCCGCCAAATGCGAGTGCAACTCCTCAACCAGTGCCGATCGACGGTTCTGAGGACGCTGCAACAAGCCAATTTGTCGGGGGACTGGTGGATCACCAAAGGGGGCGACGATGAGGGCGCTGCCGTCGAGCGCCGCGATGCGGGGCACGATGGAACCGCCCAACTCGTTGACGACGCAAGCTGTCACTGAGGTGATGGTGTCCATCGCGGCAACATTGTTTAGGGATGGATTCATTCGGCCAGGTTCAGCTTCTATCAGTTTGGCTAAGGTCAGGACCATTTGGAAAGCCTTGAAGCGCGCCGGGTTTGCAGCAAACCATACTGTGCAAGTTATGTGGCCATGCGGGTCTGTGGTGCTGTCAGTTTAGCCGGTCGACCAGTGCCGCGAGCAGGCCGATGCCTTCCCGAATCAGTCCTCATCTGCAACCGGCTTGATTCGTGTCTGTAGGATGCAGTCGCCAACATAAATGCGATCGGCGCATTGTTCCACTCCGCCGACAGCGGTCGCTGGGAAGAGCCTTGACCGCTTCATCAAGACACCACCATGACTGACAACACTATCTCTTAGGCCATCGTCATCGACGCCGGCATCTTCGGCGTTTCCGTGGGCATCCAGCTTGCGTGGTGCAGTGTCCGTGTGACCATCTGAATGACGGCCCGCCGTCTTCCTTTTGCGGTTAACATAACTTCAAGTTTGGCAAGTCGGCAATTTTTTCGCCCTGCTCAGCGCAC
Encoded proteins:
- a CDS encoding DUF1937 family protein, with the protein product MRKIFLAGPYGHADRDVVDRRFNEANAIAAKIARSGSTVFSQISMSHPINGHLSDFDKAGIGKLWAPIDQVFMEAMDEIFVIDGPGWQESAGVKREMEFFESKGRRVSLWSDVEHEFA
- a CDS encoding amino acid permease, which gives rise to MTTLSTSGSAPGQTDHDHLKRDVTPFQSFAVAFGFVSIATGIFTAYGAMLSSSGPMGIWTWPVVVIGQLMVALIIGSLAARIPVTGYIYQWASRLTNPVFGWIMGWIGFTFLAVVLVAVDYTIASTVLPVLLSYEGTAENAWWITSIVIIAQAVMIAFSTKFTQKFNSVAVTIQLVGMIGLVVLLFAVGAYNNELNFSNLFSTAGVAQEGYYSFGTLTSAGPWIMGTLLGAFTIVGFESAANLAEETRDPARVVPKAMWQAVLSLGIIGMLFLIAITALLGDPTALSGSATPIADVINRVLGPVLGNLLLVLVVISIFSCGLVILLSGTRLVWAMSRDERFPGWQLWHRISPSLKTPVNATVFMAVVGQVILALFAKQTDALFALFSAATLLPAIIYAVTVLIYAFQRNNLPPSQGFRLGAWETPVLIVAILWLVFELAIFRDASFAKPWSYVAIMFAICVVYLVFLLATRGGAKGLKMPDMISVDAILDADKGQETLR
- a CDS encoding LysR substrate-binding domain-containing protein; protein product: MVLTLAKLIEAEPGRMNPSLNNVAAMDTITSVTACVVNELGGSIVPRIAALDGSALIVAPFGDPPVPRQIGLLQRPQNRRSALVEELHSHLAAASGDYRVPDYR